CAGCCAAAACTACTGGGGCTGAGGACATAGTTATGCTTAACAATGGCTGTTTGTGTTGCACAGTAAGGGGAGATCTGGTGAGGATGATTTCTGAATTAGTCAGTAAAAAGAAGGGGAAATTTGACCATATTGTGATCGAAACTACAGGTATCAAATTTGTTTACAACATAAGtttatgatgtaattatatGCTTCAAGACTAATTGTTGAATTACTTATAGCTGTTTGTTGTATCTCAAATATGTAATTGATCAACTGgatttgttgaaaatatttatttttcattgcatgatatgtttcaaaattttattttcaggaTTAGCAAACCCAGCGCCAATCATTCAGACATTTTATGCTGAGGATTCTATTTTTAATGAAGTAAAGCTGGATGGTGTTGTCACATTGGTTGATGCTAAACATGCGGGTTTTCATTTGGATGAGGTTAAGCCAAAAGGAGTTGTCAATGAGGCAATAGAACAAATTGCTTATGCTGATCGTGTCATAGTAAATAAGGTATTTtcaatatgatatttttgttcaCACTTGTTAATTTTTGTCAGTTCAAAATGAAGCTTTAGAATTCTTGGTTGACTGGTCCTGCGAGTGTATCTATTTCTTGAACTTTAATGTGATGTTTTTCATGGAAATGTCCTGACTTGGCTGCCAAATGGCATGGTGGCAtagttatataaaattttccacGACTCCAGGATTCCTAAAATGTtttaccttgggtgggaatcaATTTAACATCACAGAAACAAACACTTAGGCTTAATCATTTTCACAAGAGCTTGCTTTTTTGTCTTGATGCGTTTGCTTCATTCAATCAGAAGATAGTAATTTCTGTATCTTCTGGAATATAGAATGTACATGCATCCTATTTCAGATGCCACATTTGTTTCTCTAACGCCCATCTGATATATGTATTTATGGTGTTATCAGATTGATCTTGTTAGTGAGCCAGAGATTGCTTCATTGGTGGACCGAATAAAGGTTGGTATTCTATTGTTTCTTGTGTCATGCTTTGTAATTTTCTTGTTCTACTAATTCAGTTAGACTATTTTCCTAAAGTTGACTTTGTTCATGTAAATGCAGCACATAAATAGGATGGCTTATATGAAGCGAACAGAGTTTGGAAAAGTTGACTTAGATTATGTTCTTGGAATTGGAGGTTTTGATTTGGAGAGGTTAGATCTTCTCTGGATTCTGATTCTTTTGCTTCTGGGTTTCCATTGTTCCattttttgggtaaaataactcacatttttaatttatacttagGACATGACATCttcatttcttaaattttctccCTATCCTTGTACCGCTGTCACCTCAAATGGTTatgaagaaaataatttttcttttagttaGAATCTTTGGTgacatatatttaaataattcaaaaattatatttgatgaaGATGCTTTATATGTTATATCACTTGTGAGCCCATGCACAGCAGTAGTTATTTTTGAGGTTTGTATTCACTACAAGTCTTGTCTTCCTTTGGTTAGATAGAAAAACAGTGATTCTCATAGTCTGCTTATCTGTATAGATGCTAACTACAGTCTTCACAAGTAGAAGGGAATTCTGATCTGCCAACATGTATGGATCTTTTGATAGTCTTTTATGCTTTTACTGATTTTTCATGTGTATTACTACTTGCTAAATGGTTTGGACTCTTTTTTGTCTTACGAAAATATATAGGTGCATTTTAGTGTTAAATAtgtactctctctctctctctctctctctctctatatatatatatatatatatatatatatatatatatatatctttgcaACATATAAGGAGGAAGTGAAATAAAAAGACAACAATCAAAATGGTTAAGGATTGAATAAAAAGTGgaaattacaatttatttgCACCCTGCTGACCTCAAGCTttcttgtttaatatttttgccCTTGTTAATTCGGGCAATGTGGCATAGTCGTGATTTAGATGTAGTCTTATGCTGATGCTCTCTACCCTCTTCTTTTTGCCTGCTGTCTAACTCCTGCTAAATATTTAATGATCTGAGATTGTGGACTGACATTTGCTAACCTTTGCAGAATTGAGAGTGCTGTAGATGCAAAGGAAGATCATGCTGGTCACCATGACCATGACCATCATCATGATCATGACCATCACGAACATGACCACAAGCATGGTAACttcttttaattacaatttcaGGAGACAATCTAGCATTTTATCGCTGTTTCTAGTGTAAATGCTATTTGTTTCAGCAACAGTGTATGTGCTTTCCTGTCTCCCAGTGGTATATACCAGATGTCTTAGTGATTTCACTGCATTTGGAATATTTAATCTTGATGGTCTAAAATAGTTGTTTCAATCTCTGAATGGCTGTCTCTTAGGATGtaatattgttcttttttgTGTGAGTTATCTCCATCCCATACCTGTGGTAGATCTCCATTCTGCAAAACATCCCCATACATGGACAAGAACATGCATGTACAAGAACATTGTGCCTGTCATGGTAAAGAAGTTCtcagtttttagtttttagCCCTGCCATACTGAAACAGCcacttttctctctctcaagTGCATTCTGCATTTGGTTTGTTGGGTCCTTTTTATTTCCATATAGCCAACCCTACTGCCTTTCATGTcttccctcttttttttttatcccctAATTTATCATCGGTTTCACTGTCTTAGACTGTATAGAGGATGTAGTTGGAGAAGCTTTAGATGGTTTCAGTTCCTCATTTTTTCTGtgtaaatttcattttttggatATATTTGCCTGTTTAGTTTGGCATTTTGGTCTTTGGCTCCAATAAGAATGGACTCTCATGCTGGTGGTactaatattgtattattaacTCAACTGATTTTGTTGGGGCCTGATTTGCAGAGCATCATGATGGTCACCATTCACACGATCCCGGTGTCTCTTCTCTCAGCATAGTTTGTGAAGGGAACCTAGATCTGGAGAAGGTTGGTTACAACCATAGGGATAAGTATTATATAACTGTTGAATAGTTGTTTGCTTAGTAGTATTGGAAACTGACAGATTGATGATGCCATTTGATCATTTGTTTTTGCAGGCTAACATGTGGCTTGGTACTTTATTGTTAGAACGTAGTGAAGACATATATCGAATGAAAGGCCTCCTGTCCGTTCAAGGAATGGATGAAAGATTTGTCTTTCAGGTAATCTATACTCTTTATGAATCACATTTCTGCCACCTAGTAACATATTCATTGTTGTTGGTATTTTGAGTTTTTCTCATTGAGTCCTTTTTTATTTGCGACGGGTATTTTGTTCTCTCAGCCCGAATTAACTTTggtatattttcatttataacagGGTGTTCATGACATATTTCAAGGCTCTCCTGATCGGCCATGGGGTCGAGATGAACCGAGAATAAATAAGATTGTGTTCATTGGGAAGAAATTGGATGCAAAGGAAATAGAGAAGGGGTTTAAAGCCTGTTTACTATGATCACCAAAACAATCTAATATATTGTCCTGACTCTTGACCGTAAAAATGGATTTTTGtgtgtatgtatttatgtatgttgGTTGTCAatcctaaaatttaaagaaaatatgtatatttgacCCAAGTTAAAAATTCGGCAATCACGAAATTGGATTGAAATAAACTTTTTACCAAAGATTTCATTTTTGATACctgaaattcaattaaaatggaTTGCACTGCAAGAGTCGAATCTATGGGATATAAAGAATAATaacatatgtatataatttttgtaatataattaagtacataaataataataattatttaaataaatatatttatttttaatttaaaattatttaattatattttaattaattatttatatatttgaaagtgTATATAAATAGTTCTATTCCGATGTCTGTCAGCTTTGGTGATCTCCGGCATCAGGTGTGCTCTTGAGCTGGATGCCACGTGTGAGTTGAGATCACACCTCACCCCGCAGTTAAagtcttttattttgttatctCTCCTATTTTAATCCTTTCACAATTTCTTTCAATTACGCTTAACATGTGACAACTGAactttaatttctcaatattttgcACTTTAGAGTTTTTTTTCCCCCAAGAACAACATATTACTAAATAAGTTATCCAATTAACAATAATatcttatttcttaattaattatattattacttaatatatacacaaattaatTTCGTATCccatttattaacaaaattattattacactTTAaccaataacattaaaaataattaatttcggTAAAGTACAAGTCCAAATGCAGACAAAGAAGTCAAGGCCCTAAGAATCTCCCTTGTAAACCTCCCTTTGACCCTCTCGTGTCTCAGTCTTTGCTTCCTTCGCTTGTCTTCTTCAGACCTCTGCACTCGCTTATGGAGATGGAGACACTTCTGCATAGAACTACTGTTGATCTGGAGATGATTTTGTGTTCTCTGGTGGCGGAGACTTCTTTGCAGGCTCAAAAGTTTCTTCTTGGCCTTCTCTTGTTGGTACATTGTCGTTTCCATAAGTGTagtatcttaaatttttatcattatttttttacctgtttattttttatgttgcaaATTTGACTCATGTTTGATGCTTAGATTGGATTTTGAAGATTTATATGCTGACAGTATATTTTTATAGACaagggttttgttttttaatgacGGTTTTGTTGATGTGAAGATTCTATGTCACAAGCACAAGAAGAGTGTTTTTGTGACCTGGCTACacacacaaataaataaatatataattgggtttttcatttttggggTGGTTTTTAAGTGAGCAGCTCTTAAAAGACGAGCTTTTGTGGGTTGAGATCGTTGCATTGAAGGTTAGTTATTTGTGATCAAGCTGGGGATGCTTGATAGAGCAATagatacatttattttttttgggtcatCTTGTGCAATGTTAATTGGTAGTTTCCTATAGACAataatattggattttgacaatGCTGCTTGGTCAAGATTACTTGTGGTGATTGTTAGGTTGTTTACTTTTAAGAGTTTTCAGTTGAACAGAGAGTGACGCCAATGTTGGCTGAGCAGCGCTATgcttttattttccaaaatcaAATCAGTACAAAACCTAACTTTAAATTTctatgatatttgaatttttcttaattttgtggCCAACCAAGGTACAATTTACAGAATTATCATATTGAAGCAATTAGTGTAAATTTCATGTACAATTCATGGATTGTTACATTGGAGATTAACAGGGTTGGATCTATGCTCTTTCTtgaattattttgatgataagaTTGTGGCTTCTGTATGTATGTGGTGACAAGAACAATACTTTATAAATTTCAGTTCCATGATGATTATAAAATTTGCTGCTTTAGGGACACATCAACTCTTTCCTCAGATTCCCTGTATTCTTTATCCAGGATTTTGTATATATCATTTTCAGATCATCTGTTTGCTTTCTCAAGGTTCTTTGTGCTCTTTATAATCCTGTTCTTTTTACAACAGTTTTGTTATGTTGCAATATCTAAGAAGCTCCTTTGTTTCCCTTTTATAAGTTGGCAAATTTTGTCTTCCACTAATTTAGGAATTGGTATATGTAGTCTGATAATATGCTTATTTTAACATGTTCTGCAATTAACAGATTGGATCTCAATGCTATGGTAGAAATGAGTTTTCAAGCTTCCCAGGAGTTGATCATAGGTACAAAAGagtttttttaaactgaaaatcTTCCTGATGTAATGATAATTTGAGGTGATAACGTCTAATGGGTTTGTGATTGCATTGCAGGTTTCCATTCACCCAATTGACTGAAGCGCAAAAGCCTGATGCAGAAGCCAAAGATGCCGGTGAAGCTGATGAAACTGAAAgtgatgacgatgatgatggtggtgaggaggaggaagatgactctggagaagaagaaagtgatgaGGAGGAGGATTCAGATGATGCTGCTGAGGCAAATGGCAATAGTGAAAGCGATGAGGATGATGAGGAGGAGGATGAGGAGGATGACGATGATGACGACGACAATgaagaggatgatgatgatgaagaagaggatGAAGAGCAAAGGGAGCCACCATctaaaaagaagaaatgagaGAATGCTATTTTTCGTTGAAGCCATTTTTGAATATTGTCAGGAGGGGCAATTATTTAAGCTGTTTTGTTCTGTAGGTGAAGAAAAGTTAGCTTTCTTTTATTTAGCGTCTGAACCATCGTCTATTATGTATAACTAAGTAGATTAAGTCTTGACCACATTGGCTCTTATGCCTGTATATGAAAGGACCGCCCTTTTTGTTACAAATTTGTAATGAGGAATTGTTTTGCCAGGTCTTATACATCAATGAGTTTCAACATGCTGTTATTGTAGAATGTTGATTCTTTGGAATGTGTGTTTAAATAGTGAATAACTAATGATAAGCCAATGGCAAATTTCATTCGCATCTTATTTAGAAACCCACATTTTTAGAGCTTCTTTGGGATTGCCGTAAAAGTTGGTTTGGAACTTAAGCTAGACATTGTTTGCTAACATTTGCAAGTTTCTGAAGCTGGGTTTGGTTTCCAATTCCTTGGGCCATGGTTTTGACTAGACACAGTTGTGGGCTGTGCCGAGCTGAATTTGGTATGTCCCGTCGTATTCACATATTGTCAAAAGGATGAGCTTTGCCGACCTGCAACACGATCTATGGATTCTGGGGCATTTCTCTATGAACCTTTAATGAGCCggtatatcataatatatttatatattttttattttttatgggtCATGCCAGGTTGGATCCATAGGTCTGGTATGACCTGTACAACCTACGGACCTGATGTAGTCCACAAATCGTGAGCCATGCCCCAATGGGTCATACTTTTTCAAGTGAGACGGCTGGGCCTACCCACAAACACCTCTAACTTTGGACCTCAGAGATATCTTATGGAGATAATTTGATAGATGCGTGGGCTACCCTTACACTTCATCTTGACTGATGTTTTCAGAGaaagttatgattttttgaGTTGTATCCATTCATTGCTGtaatgatctataatttatttcattttatatgtctAAAACCTGAGAATGTtgttaaaaactcaaaaaaaccTTTCTAGAGCTGCAGCATGTAGAAGTTCCATGAGCAtatttcttatcttttttttcagtGTAAAAATTTTGGATTCAGCTTAGAGGTTCTAAATATACTACAATTTCGATCAAAACTGTGGAAATCCACAATAATAATAGCTGACACTAAATAGCATGTTTTATTCTTCAACGTTTTCTCCCTAAAACAGAGGTTTCAAACACCTACCACAAATTTTGACAAGAAGAGTTGAAAATTCTATCCATATACTTTGTCTCCTATCCAAACACAAATTAAACAATGTTGATGTTTGATCCATAGAAAAAGTACTTTCAGCATCTCATCTACCAAATCTTCCCCTAAGTTTTTCAAGCACAATGATATGAAGTTTCCACAATTCTACATAGCAACCAATTTTTACTCTTACACAAGCCTCTGCATTAGAAAATACAGCACATGTTCCGATTTCTTAGAAGATTAAGAACCTTACCCAATCAGCAACAGTAATGGGAAAAATATGCGTTTATAACAAGAATTTCAATCATTGTATAGTTAACAAACAAGAGTCGCAAAATATCATAGAATAGTGTTAGTGTTCATAACTACAAAAGAGATCAGAACTTGTTTCTGGCAACTAAGGAATAAggaacaagaaagaaaaattttagtttctttataACTGCATCTTATATCATGCCAGCATAGGAGAAATTCTTATACCACAAACAGAGCAAGTTTCCAGGCTTATAATGTTTAAACTTTTATGCATCAATTCCTGAGGCCGTGTCTGCAGGGCCTAACCAGAACATAGATGGCTCAGGTTCTTCTACCTTTTGGTCAAACAAGTGAAGAACCAGACAGTCGTTAGTTTGCCCTCAGAATTATAGAAACTAATCTTCAGCCACTTGACAAAATAGCAAAATGTCAATACAAGtttaaaaggaagagaaaatctTAATCAACTTAGATTTTAAACACAATCCACAGCTTAAATAAACATTTAGAGCTCACTTATAATGGTCAATAAAGTACCAAAATGATCGTGTGaatacttgaataaaaaatagttagtGAATCACATTTATTagttcaatttttcagattttttttctccaaaataACTGAATTAACATTCTCTTGTGCAAAGTCTAGTCTAGTTCATGGAAacgacaattttttttttaaagaaaagaataaatcaCAGTGAGTGTACCATGCTCAGCTGTTTACAAAAGGTGCTTAATAACATGTGCTATTACACTTCTAATCTGTAGAATCATTAAAGTAGTAATTCAACCTTCATTATAAGTGCTCAAAAGGTAATTCTACTATTCCTTAAGAACATAATGGTGGTTCTCTCAGTCCACGAAATTTTATGACTTCATATTCTTTTAATCTGCTGGGATGGAGACTGTTAAACTTATGAGTCAAAACAATACCAAAAGAATTATGTATAAACAGCCAATGGTGGTTTATTAATCAtttaacaaatcaataaaacattattcCACCCCttcaacaacaaaaacacaGAGCTACCATCCTTATTCACTCTCTTGGGCAGCGTTGGCCAGAAATTATGAACCTTCAAACTCCAGACTATGAATACTTACACCACAACTAGATAACTATGCACACTTTAACTAAATTTCTAAGCACAAATGCCAtaattttcttagaatattTCACTACTGAATTTCAAACCAACTGCTAACAGCTAGTCTCACTTGTCACACACAATAAATATGAGATGACAAAAGAGCACATAAATTTGCAATCGAAATTCACTAAAATTGACACAAACAACCTCATTATACGTTATTAACTTAAACTAATTCACATTACAGTCAATACaataattcaaccaaaaaaaaaaaagaaaaaccataaacaacttaCAATTCTCCACTCAATCAGGCAACTTCCCAGATCGAAAAATCGCGAACTTTGAAGCCTGAGAGTACTCATACTCAATCCCATTCTCCtccaaaaacccctcaatcaatttcTTATCTCTCTCAGGCTCCAAACTCTCACACTCTATCTCATAACATGTTCCAAACCCATAAATTGTCTCATCCAATTCCAACTTCAAACCTTTCCATTCATAAATACCCCTCACATTTTTAAACCCACCTAAACAAATAAACTCACCATCTTCACCAACCCCATATTCATTTTTAACCAAAGCCATGATCTTTGAATCGATTTTGGATAAAAGATTCGGTTTTGATAAACATTCAGTGGCTGTAGTCACAGGAAGGGGCTCTTCAAGCTCCTGGATGCGGCTAATTCCATTTGACATGACGGGTTTGGCTTTGAGGGAGAGGACACAGTGATAATTTAAGTTGTAGAAACGGAGACGAAGAACAGCTAAGTTTGAAGAGAGTTTTGAGTGTTTATCATCAAAGAAAACGTTTTCCTGGAAAAGGGTTCTCTTGTGGAAAGGTGAGAGAAGGTGAGAGAGCTTTTGATGCGCAGTGGAGTTCTTCAATCGGAGCTTAACTTCCACTTCCATGGCAACAAAATTTTTGAGCTTGTCAAGAAGAGGAATGTTGGAAAAAAACCTCATAAAATTATTCGACTGGATAAGGAAAACATggattttgtttgtatttttgttttgcgCAGAAAACGGAATAAATCTAGGGGAAATTTCGTTATTTAATTATACCTCAGGGGTTctccatttttctctttttgttccTTGTTTTGTTAGAGTTAAAATATTCCCCTAAGATATAATTACTACAATGTGCACCTTAAGTTTCTAAAATAGCAATAATCCCCTAAGATGTGATTCAAATCAATATACAacttattaaatcaaataattccAACTTATTTGAAAGTTGATTTTTGCTCAGTATATTCTaacagaaaataataaatttgtataaatgcATTAAATTTACAGAGAAGTATTTGAGACATTTGTAAAtatcaaaaatagaaattaatatagatataacatttttgaaatttaacgGTAATCCAAATTCTTATTTCGAATTTtgattaaatcatttaatttttctaaaatttatatttaaaaaagttaaattaatatgTCGTTACTAAACCGACTCTGgacaaagaaataattaatacaGTGGCCCCAATTTGAGACCTAGGTTTTCGGCGATTCCCCCAGATCTTCTGATTTTTCCATCAGCCTCGTCAATTGTAAGTAAACTTACGTCTCTTTCTTTATCAACTATGAATCAAGTGGTGCAATTTCGTTTGTgttttaaaaaccctaatttcttcTGTAGTTTCATCTGTTTGATATGAGTTTCTAGCGGTTGTGTTTAATGTTCTGgatatttgattcttttttattaagcTTGTTTACGCATTTTTTTGTAAGTTTGGCATCTGTGAttattgacaatttttaatgCTGTATCAGGAAATAAAATGATGGAGGAAGACGATGATTATGTTGATTATGTTCCAGTGGCGAAGCGTAGAGCTATGGAAGCTCAAAAAATACTTCAGCGTAAGGGTAAATCCTCGGCGTTGGAGGAAGAGcttgaaaaatctaaacttgCTGAAGCCAAGCCTAGCTTGCTTGTTAAAGCATCTCAGCTTAAGCGTGATCAACCTGAAATCAGTCCCACGGAGCAGATTGTACAACAAGAAAAGGAGATGATTGAGCACTTGTCTGATAGGAAAACGCTGATGTCAGTTCGGGAATTGGCAAAGGGAATAACATACACTGAACCTTTATTGACGGGATGGAAGCCACCTTTGTCTATTCGAAAAATGTCAAAGAAGGCATGTGATTTAATTCGAAAGCAGTGGCATATTATCGTTGATGGTGAAGATATTCCTCCGCCAATTAAGAATTTCAAGGACATGAGGTTTCCTGAGCCCATTTTGAAGAAGTTGAAAGCAAAGGGGATCGTTCAACCAACTCCCATTCAGGTACAGGGTCTTCCAGTTATTTTGTCTGGTAGGGACATGATTGGGATTGCATTTACGGGCTCAGGCAAGACATTGGTGTTTGTATTGCCAATGATCATGATAGCACTGCAAGAGGAGATGATGATGCCAATTGTTCCAGGAGAAGGGCCATTTTGTCTAATTATATGCCCATCCAGAGAGCTCGCAAGGCAGACATATGAGGTGGTAGAACAGTTTTTGATACCAATGCAGGAAGCCGGTTATCCAGAGTTGAGGGCATTGCTTTGTATCGGGGGAGTTGATATGCGGTCACAGTTGGAGATTGTGAAGAGGGGCGTGCACATTGTTGTTGCAACTCCAGGGAGGTTGAAGGACATGCTggcaaagaagaagatgaatctgGATAACTGTAGGTGAGCTGACTTAGTCCCACGGTTCTAACTGCGTCGAACTTTAGAATAAGCTGCAAAATTATGAAGTCTTGAGTGGGTAGTTTCACTTTTGCACTTTTATGCACAATGCTTATTTCCTCTCTAATTAATGGAACTTGTGTAGGCAGTCTTTGTTGTCAGCCAGAATGTTTTCAATATTAACCTATGTTTTCTACTTAAAAAGATTGTAAATGTTTAGTTTATTGCAAGAAAATTTCATGTCCTTCCCCAATCCTTTCTATTTCATCCTTTGAACTTTAAGTTTGGAATTGGTTGGTCAGTTGTTATACATGTTGAGATATAACTATGTACATCTATTAGCATTCATTGTAAGATGTTTCCATTTATATCTGCCTTGTTGAAGGATtacttatatattattgttcCTAGGATATATATGTGGTTTGTTTTGATAATATGTAATGATATTAAAACTGCGACCTTCATACTACAGATATTTAACATTGGATGAGGCAGATAGATTGGTGGATCTGGGATTTGAAGATGATATAAGGGAAGTGTTTGACCACTTTAAAGCTCAACGACAAACTCTTTTATTCTCTGCCACTATGCCTACAAAAATTCAGAACTTTGCTAGAAGTGCTCTGGTGAAGCCTGTTACTGTCAATGTGGGAAGAGCTGGAGCGGCAAATCTTGATGTGATTCAGGAAGTTGAGTATGTGAAACAAGAGGCAAAGATTGTATACCTTCTTGAATGCCTTCAGAAAACCCCACCTCctgttttaatattttgtgaGAACAAAGCTGATGTGGACGACATTCATGAATATCTTCTGGTGAAAGGAGTTGAGGCAGTGGCCATTCATGGAGGGAAGGATCAGGAAGACAGAGAATATGCCATTTCGGCCTTTAAATCAGGCAAGAAAGATGTCTTGGTTGCTACTGATGTTGCTTCAAAGGGTTTGGATTTTCCTGATATTCAACATGTCATTAATTATGACATGCCTGCTGAAATAGAGAATTACGTTCACAGAATTGGGCGAACTGGTCGATGTGGAAGGACTGGGATTGCAACAACATTTATAAACAAGAATCAAAGTGAGACAACACTTCTTGATCTTAAGCACCTATTGCAAGAAGCAAAACAGAGGATTCCTCCTGTTTTAGCTGAGCTAAACGATCCGATGGAGGATGTAGAAGCAATTACAACTGCAAGTGGGGTTAAGGGCTGTGCATATTGTGGTGGGCTTGGTCATCGTATCCGTGATTGCCCCAAGTTGGAGCATCAGAAAAGCATGGCAATTGCCAGCTCCCGGAGGGATTATTTTGGTTCTGGAGGCTATCGAGGAGAAATCTGATGTACACTTTCCCGTTATACATGTCTTTCGACGTGGTAGCAAACCTTTTATTGAGTCTGCTTGTGCTTTCTAGTATAATTAGTTAATAAAGAAGTACTATTGCTTTCTTGTTTGTTCATGGTTTAGGAATCTTTGGATTATCATCCATTTCAGCAAATTTAGGACTATCATTCTCCCAACAGTTCCTTGCATGTTGGAGGTGAATTTCTGCGCTTGTGTAATGTGCTAACAtaccaaattaatcaattagaAAGTTTTTGAGTTGTGAAAAAGTATTAATATGCAGTAAACACCAATGCTAGTAGGCTGCAATCTAGTAATTGAACAAGAAAAACGAAAGCCCCATTTGGGAATGGATGCTACTGCTAGCTGAAGTGCATATTTGCTTTGTGGACAGTACAAGGATTTGACTCTTCTTGTAGAATTTGCGACAGGCCAATCCCCATTATAGCCTTCTGTATTAACATCAAACAAAGTGGTCtgagatttctttttttttggtaagtaagtAGTCTTAAATTTCGATTATATGAAACAGTAATTGCAGTCTTCGAGGCAAATTCATTACCTTATGTGAAGGATTGACAATCAAAGATCCATCCGAAGATTTCAATCCTGTCATGAGGTTTCTGAGGCGCTGGAAATGGTGTATTGTCAGAAACTCTTGATATATTTCATTCACCAACCTTGTCCTCTCTTCTATGGTGTCAACCAATGTTTGCTTCATAGCTTCAGTTTCATCTTCAAGAATCTTCAATCGTTCCATCAGTTGTTCGATTTCATTTGCCTGTGAACTATCCTGGCCTTTGAAGGAATAATTGAATACTTTACCTCTGGAAAAATTCAACACCAATTTCTTCCCAGCCTCATTGGATCTTGAAGCTATTGAATCTGGgataaatttattagaaaacTGCTTGTTCTGTTTACTCACTAATTTAGAGCCATCATAAGTTGTACATTTACTGAATC
Above is a genomic segment from Mangifera indica cultivar Alphonso chromosome 3, CATAS_Mindica_2.1, whole genome shotgun sequence containing:
- the LOC123212267 gene encoding P-loop guanosine triphosphatase YjiA-like isoform X1 → MPIAQNTPSRTEISHIVPHNSRGPHGLKNRKITPWKPRCLFTYLKPLNQSPLCLSRLATMASFSMGMAAAFFSSTCRQQTIFLSKLPTTLLSLPFKPQTRRFSFKTTPSSFQSKFIAVNFTKLSRRFSVAANATTAADESDVATKIPPDNRIPATIITGFLGSGKTTLLNHIMTANHGKRIAIIENEFGEVDIDGSLVAAKTTGAEDIVMLNNGCLCCTVRGDLVRMISELVSKKKGKFDHIVIETTGLANPAPIIQTFYAEDSIFNEVKLDGVVTLVDAKHAGFHLDEVKPKGVVNEAIEQIAYADRVIVNKIDLVSEPEIASLVDRIKHINRMAYMKRTEFGKVDLDYVLGIGGFDLERIESAVDAKEDHAGHHDHDHHHDHDHHEHDHKHEHHDGHHSHDPGVSSLSIVCEGNLDLEKANMWLGTLLLERSEDIYRMKGLLSVQGMDERFVFQGVHDIFQGSPDRPWGRDEPRINKIVFIGKKLDAKEIEKGFKACLL
- the LOC123212267 gene encoding P-loop guanosine triphosphatase YjiA-like isoform X2 gives rise to the protein MPIAQNTPSRTEISHIVPHNSRGPHGLKNRKITPWKPRCLFTYLKPLNQSPLCLSRLATMASFSMGMAAAFFSSTCRQQTIFLSKLPTTLLSLPFKPQTRRFSFKTTPSSFQSKFIAVNFTKLSRRFSVAANATTAADESDVATKIPPDNRIPATIITGFLGSGKFGEVDIDGSLVAAKTTGAEDIVMLNNGCLCCTVRGDLVRMISELVSKKKGKFDHIVIETTGLANPAPIIQTFYAEDSIFNEVKLDGVVTLVDAKHAGFHLDEVKPKGVVNEAIEQIAYADRVIVNKIDLVSEPEIASLVDRIKHINRMAYMKRTEFGKVDLDYVLGIGGFDLERIESAVDAKEDHAGHHDHDHHHDHDHHEHDHKHEHHDGHHSHDPGVSSLSIVCEGNLDLEKANMWLGTLLLERSEDIYRMKGLLSVQGMDERFVFQGVHDIFQGSPDRPWGRDEPRINKIVFIGKKLDAKEIEKGFKACLL
- the LOC123210741 gene encoding phosphopantothenoylcysteine decarboxylase subunit VHS3-like — translated: MEMETLLHRTTVDLEMILCSLVAETSLQAQKFLLGLLLLIGSQCYGRNEFSSFPGVDHRFPFTQLTEAQKPDAEAKDAGEADETESDDDDDGGEEEEDDSGEEESDEEEDSDDAAEANGNSESDEDDEEEDEEDDDDDDDNEEDDDDEEEDEEQREPPSKKKK
- the LOC123210560 gene encoding triphosphate tunnel metalloenzyme 3-like, which produces MRFFSNIPLLDKLKNFVAMEVEVKLRLKNSTAHQKLSHLLSPFHKRTLFQENVFFDDKHSKLSSNLAVLRLRFYNLNYHCVLSLKAKPVMSNGISRIQELEEPLPVTTATECLSKPNLLSKIDSKIMALVKNEYGVGEDGEFICLGGFKNVRGIYEWKGLKLELDETIYGFGTCYEIECESLEPERDKKLIEGFLEENGIEYEYSQASKFAIFRSGKLPD
- the LOC123211912 gene encoding DEAD-box ATP-dependent RNA helicase 35 yields the protein MMEEDDDYVDYVPVAKRRAMEAQKILQRKGKSSALEEELEKSKLAEAKPSLLVKASQLKRDQPEISPTEQIVQQEKEMIEHLSDRKTLMSVRELAKGITYTEPLLTGWKPPLSIRKMSKKACDLIRKQWHIIVDGEDIPPPIKNFKDMRFPEPILKKLKAKGIVQPTPIQVQGLPVILSGRDMIGIAFTGSGKTLVFVLPMIMIALQEEMMMPIVPGEGPFCLIICPSRELARQTYEVVEQFLIPMQEAGYPELRALLCIGGVDMRSQLEIVKRGVHIVVATPGRLKDMLAKKKMNLDNCRYLTLDEADRLVDLGFEDDIREVFDHFKAQRQTLLFSATMPTKIQNFARSALVKPVTVNVGRAGAANLDVIQEVEYVKQEAKIVYLLECLQKTPPPVLIFCENKADVDDIHEYLLVKGVEAVAIHGGKDQEDREYAISAFKSGKKDVLVATDVASKGLDFPDIQHVINYDMPAEIENYVHRIGRTGRCGRTGIATTFINKNQSETTLLDLKHLLQEAKQRIPPVLAELNDPMEDVEAITTASGVKGCAYCGGLGHRIRDCPKLEHQKSMAIASSRRDYFGSGGYRGEI